The sequence below is a genomic window from Pseudomonadota bacterium.
CTGTCGTGCTCGCCTGCCTCCGCCTCGTCATCGCGGCCCCCGCCGCGCTGGTCGCTCTCGGCCCGCGTGGGCCCGCTGTGCGCCTCGTCGAGAACGTCGCTGAACCAGCGCCAGAAAGAAGCCGCGCCCGCCGCCACAGCCACGGTGGCCCCGAAGAGCAGCACGTTGTTCCAGAAATCAACGCGCAGGAAGGGGATCCACCCGTAGAAGGTCGTGGCCTCGCGACGCACGTCTTCTCCCGCCATCATGCGCTCGAGAACCTTGAACGCCTCGTCGCGCAGCACGCGGGTCGAGGCGCGCGCGAACTCCACCGAGGCCCCGGCCGGAAGCCCCAGATACCCGCCGCCCTCGGCCGAGCTTCCCGCAGAGTCAACGATGACCCGCCAGGCATCACGCAGAACCGGACTCAGGTGCTTGTACTCATCCTTCACCAGATCGGGTCGGAAGAGCAGCATCATCGAGGTCTCCCAGAGACCGGCGTGATAGTCCTTGCGCATGTCCTTGAGCATCTCGTCGGCGAGCGGCTTGGGCATGTGCTTGTTGAAGCGCTCGTAGTACTCGCCGAGGAAGAGCTTGATGCTGAGCCGGCCGGCCGGCGCAATCATCTGCACGCGATACTTGCGGCTGACATGAGCACACGCCTCTTCGAGGGCGACGATGTGCCCGGGCGCACCGTGACAAGAGAACAGCACGATATATCGAAACCCGTGCTTGGCCAGCGAGGCGCCGTAGTCGATGAGCAGATCGCGCAGCACGCGCTGGCGTATGCCCACGCTGCCCACGTAATCGATGACGTGCGACCCCAGGGCGAGCGCGGGGATGAGGATGAGGTTCCAGTCCGGATAGCGGCCCTGCACGACATCGGCCGTCTCGCGCGCGAAGAAGTCTGCGTTGATGTAGTCGACCCCGATGGGGAGGTGGGGACCATGCTCTTCGAGAGGGCTCACGGGGAAGAAGAACATGGTGCGCGATCGATCCATCGCGTCGAGCTCCTTCCAGTTGAGCTCTTCGAAGCGAAAGATCACGACACGATCCTCGATCCTTGATGGGCTGAAGCGATGCTGACGAGCATTCGCATCGTTATTCCCCGCCCGCCGCGGGCAATCCCCCGTCGGGTCGCGCGCGCAGCTCGACCACGGTCTCGACGTGCGGCGTATGGGGGAACATGTCGATGCACTGGGCAAAGACGACGGCATATCGAGGTGCCAGCACGGCAAGATCTCGCGCGAGCGCCTCGAGGCTGCACGAGACGTAGATCACCCGCTCCACGGGGGACTCGAGAAGGCGACGTGGCAACCTCGGATGCAGCCCGCTGCGCGGGGGATCGAGAATGATGACCTGCGTCTCGGGAGACCACACGTGACGCTCGGCCGCGCCCTCGATGAAGGTGATGTGCTCCCAGCCGTGCGCCAGGGCGTTGGCCTGGGCGTCGGCCACCGCGGCGGCCACGAACTCGACCCCCACGATGGAGGCGCAATCGTGCGCCATGGCGAGCGCAATGGTGCCCACGCCGCAGTAGAGGTCGGCCACCACGTCGTGCGGTCCGGCGAGAACCCGCTCTCGCACGAGGGCGACGAGTCGCTCGGCCATGACCGCGTTCGCCTGGAAGAATGATTCAAGACCCAGCGTGTAGGTCACGTCGCCGAGGCGCTCGGTGAGCCGCCCATCGCCCAGGAGCGTCTCGCAGGCCTCCACCCGGACCGCCTGGCTCACCGTGTCGCTTCTCACCCAGAGCAGGCTCCCGCTCGGCTCGACGTCGGCCAGCGACGCTGCCAGCGCCTCCTGCCCCCACGCTTGCGTCGTCGGCGACGTGGTGACGAGCGCCGCCAGCCATCGCTTCGGCTCGACGGTCTGCTGCTGACGCAGAACCAGATAGCGCAGGAAGCCCTCGTGACCCCGCTGCCGATACGGCGTCAGGCCCCTCTCGTCAGCCCAGGCGCGCACGCGTCGGATCACCTCGGCATTGACCGGTGGGCCGATGTGGCATTCGCGCACATCGACCACCTCCCAGTAGCGCCCCCGACGGTTGAAGCCGAGCTTCAACGCCCCCGGCTCACCGCCGAAGGTGAGCTCGATCTTGCCGCGGTAGTGAAAGGTCTGGGCTGATCCGACAGCAGGCGCCCAGCACGCGTCATCGACATCCACGCCGGCCTGGGAGAGGCCCCCTCGCACGCGAGACTCGAGCTGCGCCAGCTGCGCCGGATAATCGAGGCTCTGCCAGCTGCAACCGCCGCACACGCCAAACACCTCGCATCGCGAAGCCACCCGCTGAGGAGAGGGCCGCAGCAGCTGCTCGACCACGGCCATGCGCCAGCCGACCTTGCGCCCGATGATACGGGCCTCGACGCGCTCACCAGGCAGGGCGCCCCAGACGCGGTAGCGGTAGGTGTCAAGGGTTGCGATGCCTTCGCCCGTGGAACCGCACGACTCGACATCGAGCTCGACGAGCTGACCGTAGGGCTTCCACTGCCCGCGCCGCGCCATGTCTCGCCGTCTTCAGCCGCGAGCGGCCGCGAGTGCGAGGTCGCGACCCGCCAGCGCCGCGTCGACCGCGCGCAGCATCACCTCGACGCCGAGGGGCAGCGCGTCCTCGTCGATGTCGAAGAACGGGCTGTGATGCGGGTGCGTGATGCCCCTCGATGGGTTCCCGCAGCCCACGAAGAAGAAGCAGCCCGGCACCCGGTTGAGGAAGTACGACATGTCCTCTCCCCCCATGGTGCGACAGATCACCGGCGCGGCCTGGGCTTCCCGCACGCAGTCGGCGACAAGCGCGGTCACCGCGGAGTCGTTCACCGTGGGCGGGTAGCTGTAGTGATAGCGGTACTCGTAGCGGGCGCCGAAGGCCTCGCAGATGCCCTTCACCACCTCCCCGATGCGACGCTCCATCTGGTCGCGGACCTCGGGGGCGAGCGCGCGGGCCGTGCCGTGGAGAACCACGCGATCGGGGATGATGTTGTTGGCCGTACCGCCGTGAATCGAGCCCACGGTCACCACCACCGACTCGAACGGGTCGCTGCGCCGGCTGACGATGGTCTGCAGCGCGGTGACGAGGTGCGCGGAGACGACGATGGGGTCGACCGAGGTGTGCGGCGAAGCCCCGTGCCCACCAACGCCCAGCACGGTGATGTCGAAGTTGTCTGCGGCGGCCATGAAGGGCCCCTGGGTGACGCCGATCTGCCCCACCGGCAGCGGAGCCCAGAGATGGATCCCCAGGGCGACATCGACCTTGGGGCCGTCGAGAACACCGGCCTCGATCATGGGCTCAGCCCCTCCGGGACCTTCTTCGGCGGGCTGGAAGACGAACTTGACCGTGCCCTCGAGCCCGCGCCTGCGGCCCGCGAGAACACGCGCCGTGGCAAGGGCCATGGAGACATGGCCGTCGTGGCCACAGGCGTGCATGGTGTTCCCGGTCTGTGACACATACGACGCGTCGCTCTGCTCGCGCAGCGGCAGGCCATCCATGTCGGCGCGCACGAGAACCGTGCGTCCGGGGCGCTCGCCTCGCAGAATTCCCACCACCCCGGTTCGGGCGACGCCCTCGGTCACCTCGAACCCGAGGGCGCGAAGGTCGCGGGCTACGACCTCAGCCGTTCGGTGCTCCTGGAAGCCGAGCTCCGGATGGCGGTGCAGGTCTCGTCGAACCTCGACCAGCTGCTCGTTGAGATCGAGCACCTCAGGTCTGATGTGGAAAGGCTTCAGCTGCTCGCTGATCACGTGAGAACACCTCCGGGCTGAGCTGCAACGCTCTTCTTTGCCAGACGCTCCGCTCCCTCTGCCTCCCCTCGCGCGCACACGGTTCCGGGAGCCAGACGGAGATCGCCCGCCCCGTGCAGAAGAAACACTCCATGGATGCCTTCGTCGACAAGGTTCGAGACCCCGATGTCTCCCGATCAGTTCGTGTGGTGAGCGAGCGCTCGTTGCACTCCGTCGAGCTAGCAAGGCTGAGAGCGAGCCAGCGCCATCTCATCATCGAGCGCGACCGACAGCTGTCGGAGCTCGGCAAGGCCTGCGTCGAGAGACTCGATGCGCTCGACATCGGCGGAGAGGCGACCCGTTCGCTCGCCGCGGGGGCCCGCGCCGTGCGCGACATCGAATCGCTGATCTCCGTCCTCGAGCAGCGCATCGCGCGCGCGCAGATGGCGCGGCGCCTGTCATCGGCGCACCTGCCGTTTCTCACCGTCTGCCCCTGCGGTTCCCCCCTGCTCT
It includes:
- a CDS encoding creatininase family protein; this translates as MIFRFEELNWKELDAMDRSRTMFFFPVSPLEEHGPHLPIGVDYINADFFARETADVVQGRYPDWNLILIPALALGSHVIDYVGSVGIRQRVLRDLLIDYGASLAKHGFRYIVLFSCHGAPGHIVALEEACAHVSRKYRVQMIAPAGRLSIKLFLGEYYERFNKHMPKPLADEMLKDMRKDYHAGLWETSMMLLFRPDLVKDEYKHLSPVLRDAWRVIVDSAGSSAEGGGYLGLPAGASVEFARASTRVLRDEAFKVLERMMAGEDVRREATTFYGWIPFLRVDFWNNVLLFGATVAVAAGAASFWRWFSDVLDEAHSGPTRAESDQRGGGRDDEAEAGEHD
- the rlmD gene encoding 23S rRNA (uracil(1939)-C(5))-methyltransferase RlmD, whose protein sequence is MARRGQWKPYGQLVELDVESCGSTGEGIATLDTYRYRVWGALPGERVEARIIGRKVGWRMAVVEQLLRPSPQRVASRCEVFGVCGGCSWQSLDYPAQLAQLESRVRGGLSQAGVDVDDACWAPAVGSAQTFHYRGKIELTFGGEPGALKLGFNRRGRYWEVVDVRECHIGPPVNAEVIRRVRAWADERGLTPYRQRGHEGFLRYLVLRQQQTVEPKRWLAALVTTSPTTQAWGQEALAASLADVEPSGSLLWVRSDTVSQAVRVEACETLLGDGRLTERLGDVTYTLGLESFFQANAVMAERLVALVRERVLAGPHDVVADLYCGVGTIALAMAHDCASIVGVEFVAAAVADAQANALAHGWEHITFIEGAAERHVWSPETQVIILDPPRSGLHPRLPRRLLESPVERVIYVSCSLEALARDLAVLAPRYAVVFAQCIDMFPHTPHVETVVELRARPDGGLPAAGGE
- a CDS encoding amidohydrolase, with translation MKPFHIRPEVLDLNEQLVEVRRDLHRHPELGFQEHRTAEVVARDLRALGFEVTEGVARTGVVGILRGERPGRTVLVRADMDGLPLREQSDASYVSQTGNTMHACGHDGHVSMALATARVLAGRRRGLEGTVKFVFQPAEEGPGGAEPMIEAGVLDGPKVDVALGIHLWAPLPVGQIGVTQGPFMAAADNFDITVLGVGGHGASPHTSVDPIVVSAHLVTALQTIVSRRSDPFESVVVTVGSIHGGTANNIIPDRVVLHGTARALAPEVRDQMERRIGEVVKGICEAFGARYEYRYHYSYPPTVNDSAVTALVADCVREAQAAPVICRTMGGEDMSYFLNRVPGCFFFVGCGNPSRGITHPHHSPFFDIDEDALPLGVEVMLRAVDAALAGRDLALAAARG
- a CDS encoding zinc ribbon domain-containing protein; this translates as MDAFVDKVRDPDVSRSVRVVSERSLHSVELARLRASQRHLIIERDRQLSELGKACVERLDALDIGGEATRSLAAGARAVRDIESLISVLEQRIARAQMARRLSSAHLPFLTVCPCGSPLLSSDTSCPACARDVEALVTLATESKARVRSISCGCGTSLVSGIRFCPSCGHDVSALLAGAGLPSCEASPVCGRCGDSAAPGDRYCSACGASLT